ACCGAGGCGGTCGCGGGCTGGCTGACCGCGGCCCTGATCGCCGGCTCGCGCCACGACGGGGTGGACCCGGCGGCGATGGTGGAGCGGGTGGCGCGCGACAGCCGCTTCGTGCTGCAGGAGCACGGCTTTTTCGACCGCCTCCCCTGGGCGGTGTCGCTGTAGTGGCGGCGCTCTACGTCGTCTCCACCCCCATCGGCAACCTGGGCGACATCACCCGCCGCGCCGTCGAGGTGCTGGGCAGCGCGGACGTGGTGCTGGCCGAGGACACCCGCCGCACCTCCATCCTCCTCCGCCACCTGGGGATCCAGACGCGCCTGGTCTCCGCGCACGAGCACAACGAGGCCGGCCGCGCCGCCACCGTCGTCGCCATGCTGGGGGAGGGGAAGAAGGTGGCGCTCGTTTCGGACGCAGGCACGCCGCTCCTTTCCGACCCCGGCGCCCGCATCGTGCGCGAAGTGGTCGCCGCGGGATTCGAGGTGATCCCCATCCCCGGCGCCTCCGCGCTCCTGGCCGCGCTGGTGGCTTCGGGCATCGAGGCGGACACCTTCACCTTCGTCGGCTTCCCGCCGCGCAAGGGCCCCGAGCGCGCCGAGCTGCTGGAGGAGGTCGCCTCGTCGCGCCGCGCATCGGTGCTCTACGAGTCGCCCAACCGCGTCGGCAAGCTCCTCGCCGACATCGCCGAAGCCGCGGGCGCGGACCGTCGCGTGGCCGTAGCGCGCGAGCTCACCAAGATGCACGAGGAGTTCTTTCGCGGCACCGCCTCTGAGGGGGCCGCGCACTTCTCGGCGGGCGAGGTGCTGGGCGAGATCGTCGTCGTCGTCGCCGGGCGCACCGTCGATGCTCCCGCCGAGGGCGCGGTGGACGAGCTCGCCGCGCGCTCCATGGCGGACGCCCTCCTCGCGCAGGGCCAGTCGCCCAGCGGGATCGCAAAGGAGCTGCGCCGCCGCCTCGGCATCGCCCGCAACGACGCCTATCGCATCGCCCAGGAAGCGGCAGGCGAGTAGGTCTTCGAAGACCCGCCGCTTCCCCCCGAAAACCGCTCGGCCCCTCGCGGGCGTACCATCTCCCGAACCGATTCCGGGAGATTCCGATGCGCTTCGCACGAACCATGGCCACTCTGCTCGTCGTCGCATCCGCGCCGGCTGCCGCGCAGCCGATGAGCCACGCAGCCTTCGACCGGCTGCTGCACGCCCACGTGCGCAACGGACTGGTGGACTATGACGCCTTCGCCCGCTCTGCCGAGTTCCAGGGTTACCTGCGCGCCCTCGGAGCGGCCAACCCCGCCGGCATGTCGCGCAACGACCAGCTCGCCTACTGGATCAATTCGTACAACGCCTTCACCATCCAGCTCATCAACAAGCACGGGGAGCGGGAGTCGATCCGCAACATCAACCGCACGCTCGGAATCGTGCGTGGGTACGGCCCCTGGAACGAGCCGATCGTGCGCGCGGGCGGCCGCACGTACACGCTGGATCACGTGGAGCAGGAGATCCTTCGCAAACGCCTGCGCGAGCCCCGGATCCATTTCGCGCTGGTGTGCGCCGCCCGCGGCTGCCCGCCCCTGCGCGGCGAGGCGTACACCGGCGCCCGCATCGACGAGCAGCTCGACGACCAGGCGCGCCACTTTCTCGCCCGCACGCCGGCCAAGAACCGTGTGGACGTGGCGAACCGGACCTTGCACGCCAGCCAGATCTTCGAGTTCCGCGACTACGAGGACGATTTCGGCGGCACCCCGGCCGCCATTGGCCGCTACATCGCGCGCTACCTCCCCGATGGCCCGGAGAAACAGCTCCTCGTCAGCGGCAACTTTCGCATCCGCTACACTCCCTACGACTGGTCGCTGAACATCCAGCCTCGCTGAGGTACCCTCACCCCCTTCCTCAGGCCCACCGTGCGCACCCTTCATCTTGCCGCCCTCGCCCTGGCGGCCGCGGCGTGCGACCCGAGCTATTGTTCGGAGGTGTACGGCACCGTGCGGACCGCCGCTGGCCAGCCCGCGCCGGACAGCACCAAGATCATGTTCTACATCGGTCCCCCACCGCCGGATACGGCGACGTGGGCGAACGTGCTGGACTCTACCTACACGCGCGGGGGCGGCGAGTACGAGCAGGACTTCCGCATCTTCATCACGAGCCTCTCCTCCATCGGCATCCGCACCCTGGGCACGGACACCCTGGCGCGGATCCGCAGCAGCTCGCGATGCAGCCGTCCGCCGCGCACCCGCGTGGATCTGGTCGGCGCGCCGGGGCGGTAACCCCAGCGTCCTCGCGGCGGATGGCACGGGCAGCCACGTGGGGCGGCCCCTACGAGATGAAGGTGCGGACCGCCAGGGTCGAGGTGGGGCAGGCGGTGGGCAGACACGCAGGTCTGCCCCTACCGGTTTACGGGTGAGGGGCAGCGTTCGAGGTGGGGGAAGGGGCGGGCGCGATGAATCGCGCCCCTACCGGATCTGCGCAGCCCGGAGGGTGTTCTCCCCCTCCCCCGCCCTGCGCCCCCGCAGGCGGGGGAGGGGGCCGGGGGGAGGGGGCCGGCCATCTTTCGGTTTTCGCCCTCGCCGCGTAGATTGCACCGGTTTACACACCCGGAAGTCCGCGCAACCGGCGTCCACACGGTACGCCATTTCTACATAGAGCCAGATGGAACGGTACTTCGACGACAACCACCTGATGATCCGCGACATGGTGCGCGAGTTCGCCAGGAACGAGATCGCGCCCGTCGCGGGGGAGATGGACCAGAAGTCAGAGTTCCCGTGGGAGAACGTCAAGAAGATGTCGGAGCTGGGCCTCCTGGGCGTGCCCTGGCCGGAGGAGCTGGGCGGGGCGGGGATGGACGGGATCGCCTACATGATCACGATCCACGAGCTCGCCCGGGTGGACGCGTCGCACGCCATTACCGTGTCGGCGCACACCACGCTGGGCACCTCGCCCATCATGTCGTTCGGCACGCAGGAGCAGAAGGAGAGGTTCGTACCCTTTCTCGCCAGCGGGCAGGTGCTGGGCGGCTTCGGGCTCACGGAGCCGGGCGCGGGGTCGGACGCGGGGGGGACGCAGACCACCGCCGTTAAGGCGGACGGCGGGTGGATTCTGAATGGGAGCAAGATCTTCATCACGCATGCGGGCGTCGGCGAGGTCTTCGTGGCCACCGCCGTCACGGATCGTGAGAAGGGGTCCAAGGGTATCACCTCCTTCATCGTCACCAAGCCCACGACCGACCTGGAGCGGGCGCGGGAGGTGGGGGTGGGGCACTCGGACGAGCTCCAGTTCACGGAAGGGGTGCGGGCGGGGAAGAAGGAGGACAAGATGGGGTGGCGCGCTTCGGACACCCGCGAGCTGGTGTTCGAGGACGCGTTCGTCCCGGACGAGAACGTGCTGGGGGAGCCCGGGATGGGCTTCATCAACTTCATGAAGACGCTGGATGCGGGCCGCATCGGCATCGGCGCGCTTTCGCTCGGCATCGCCGAGGGCGCGTACGAAGAGGCGGTCAAGTACGCCAGCGAGAGGAAGCAGTTCGGGAAGTCGATCGCGGAGTTCCAGGGCCTCCAGTTCATGCTGGCGGACATGGCGACCGAGATCGAAGCGGCCAAGCACCTGGTCTACAACGCGGCCTGGCTCAAGGAGCAGGGGAAGCCCTACTCCAAGGAAGCCTCCATGGCCAAGCTGTTCGCCTCCGAGGTCGCCATGCGCGTGACCACGAAGGCGGTGCAGGTGCACGGCGGCTACGGCTACACGAAGGAATACCCGGTGGAGCGCATGATGCGCGACGCCAAGATCTGCGAGATCGGGGAGGGCACCAGCGAGATCCAGCGCATGGTCATCGCCCGGCACATCCTCCGCGAGCTCAGCGCCTAACGGAAATGGCCGTCGGCACGCGCTTTACGGCGTGCGGGCGGCTCCAGAGGTCTACATGGTCGGAAGCAACCCGGTCGGGAGGCGCCCCTGCGCTTCCCGCGCTCCGCGCATTGCGCCCGGGTGTCGCCTTCACCCCTCCGCGAGAGAGGCGGCGTGAAGCGCGAGATCCTGATGAACACCACCGCCAAGGAGACGCGCGTCGCCATCCTTGAAGACGACGTCCTGGTGGAGCTGATGGTGGAGCGCCCGGACGCGGCGCGCATGGTGGGCGACATCTACAAGGGGAAGGTGGAAGCGGTCCTCCCGGGGATCCAGGCCGCCTTCGTCAACATCGGCACCGAAAAGGCCGCATTCCTGCACGTCTCTGACGTGGCGCTGGAGGACGGCTCCGGCGGCGATGACGACGACGACGCCCCGGCTCCGGTCGCGGTGGAGGACGACGCCGCCAACGGGAACGGCGGCGGCAAGCGCGGGCGTGGCTACCCGCCGATCCAGGAGGTGGTGAAGAAGGGGCAGGACCTCCTGGTGCAGGTCTCCAAGGAGCCGATCAGCACGAAGGGGCCCCGCGTCACCGCCAACATCTCGCTCCCGGGCCGCTTCCTGGTGTACATGCCGGGGTCGGACCACGTGGGGGTGTCGCGCAAGATCGAGGACAAGGAGGAGCGGGCCCGCCTCCGCGCCCTGGCCCGCGAGATCCTGCCGGAGAAGTCCGGCGGCGTCATCGTGCGCACCGTGGGCGAGGAGCTCACGCGCGAGACGTTCGAGCGCGAGATGCTCTCGCTGATCTCTACCTGGAAGAACATCCAGAAGAAGGCCGCCCGCGGCCGCGCCCCCGCCCCGGTGCACCGCGAGGCGAAGCTGACCTCCGGGATCATCCGCGACCTCTTTTCTCAAAAGGTGGACTCGCTGGTGGTGGACACGCAGATCGTCTTCGACGAGGTGCGCACCTACCTGGAGCAGGTGGACCCCACGCTGGTGGAGCGGGTGCACCTCTACACCGACTCCACGCCCCTCTTCGACGCGCGCGGCCTGGAGAGCGAGATCCGCGACGCGTTCCAGCGCCGCGTGAACCTCGCCTCGGGCGGCTATATCATCGTGGAGCCCACCGAGGCGCTGGTCTCCATCGACGTGAACACGGGGCGCTACACGGGGAAGAAAGACCCCGAGAAGACGATCCTCAAGACCAACGTCGACGCGGCCAGGGAGATCGCGCGGCAGCTGCGGCTGCGCGACGTGGGCGGGATCATCGTCTGCGACTTCATCGACATGGAGTCGAAGCAGAACCGCGAAAAGGTGCTGCAGGAGCTGCGCACCCACCTGGCGCGCGACCGGGCCCGCACCAAGGCCTTCCAGGTGTCGGAGCTGGGGCTGATCGAGATGACGCGCCAGCGCGTGCGCCCCTCGCTCTACCAGACGCAGACGGAGGCGTGCCCCACCTGCTCCGGCACGGGCCGCGTCTTCACGCCCGAGACGCTGGTGCGCCGCATCGAGCGCTCGGTGCGCCGCGTCGCCGCGGACGGCAAGGAGAAGGCCCTGCAGTTCCGCGTGCACCCCGAGGTCGCGCTGTACGTGATCGAGGAGGAGCCGGGGTTCGTAAAGGGGCTGGAGAAGCAGTTCCGGATTCAGCTCGCCCTCCGCGACGATCCGTTGATGCGGCCGGACGAGGTGCGGCTGATCGGGGCGCAGTCGCAGGTGGATCTGACGAGCAGGTACGTTCCGGAGTAGGGCCCCCTCCCCGCTCGTCACCTCGCTGCCCCTCCCCCAATAACTACCTGGGGGAGGGGCGGTGTGGTTTGGATCTGTGCGTACGGGCGGGGGGTGGGGCGCGGGCGGGCACGGGCAGCCACGTGGGGCGGCCCCTACGAGGTCGGTTTCCGCGGCGGGGGTTGGTGCGGGCGCGAGGGTGGGCAGACACGCAGGTCTGCCCCTACGGGATCCGTGCGGATTGCGGGCGGCGGAGCAGGAGCGGGCACGGGCGCGATGAATCGCGCCCCTACAGGGCATCGTCGCTGGGCGCGGAGTTCTCCCCCTCACCCGCCCTGCGCCCCCGCAGGCGGGGGAGGGGGCCGGGGGGAGGGGGGCCGCCGCGGGTTGACAGATCCCGGTTCCGGGGTGATATTGCCTGTCTTCTGTCGCTTTTTCGGACGAGTCCGTGTAACCGGGGTTCCCTGTAACCATGTACGCCATCATCCGCACCGGCGGCAAGCAGTTCCGTGCCGAGCCGGGCAAGACGCTTCGCATTCCGTCCGTCGACATCGAGCCGGGCGAGAGCCTTACGTTCGACGACGTCCTCCTGGGCGGCGACGGCGACACCGTCAAGGTGGGGCTTCCCACGGTTGCCGGTGCGGCCGTGACCGCCGAGGTCGTGCGCCACGGCAAGGGCGACAAGATCATCATCTTCAAGTTCAAGCGCCGCAAGAACTACCGCCGGAAGCAGGGCCACCGGCAGAAGTTCACCGAAGTGCGCATCAACGACGTCAACCTGGGCTAAGGAAGCGCACCCATGGCACATAAAAAGGGCGGCGGCTCTACTCGCAACGGCCGCGACTCGAACGCCCAGCGACTGGGCGTCAAGAAGTTCGGCGGCGAGAAGGTGCTCGCCGGCAACATCCTGGTCCGCCAGCGCGGCACCAAGTTCCACCCCGGCGCCAACGTGATGCGCGCCAGCGACGACACGCTCTTCGCCACGGTGGACGGGGTCGTTCAGTTCGGCCGCAAGGACAAGCTGCGCAAAAAGGTCTCCGTCATCCCGTACGAGGCGCTCGAGGTCATCGCGGCCGAGGTGCCCGTCGAGACGATGGACGTCGCCGCGGACTGACGCGGACGCAAGGAATTACGAAGCCGCTCCGGCAATGCTGCCGGAGCGGTTT
The DNA window shown above is from Longimicrobium sp. and carries:
- the rpmA gene encoding 50S ribosomal protein L27, producing the protein MAHKKGGGSTRNGRDSNAQRLGVKKFGGEKVLAGNILVRQRGTKFHPGANVMRASDDTLFATVDGVVQFGRKDKLRKKVSVIPYEALEVIAAEVPVETMDVAAD
- a CDS encoding Rne/Rng family ribonuclease, producing MKREILMNTTAKETRVAILEDDVLVELMVERPDAARMVGDIYKGKVEAVLPGIQAAFVNIGTEKAAFLHVSDVALEDGSGGDDDDDAPAPVAVEDDAANGNGGGKRGRGYPPIQEVVKKGQDLLVQVSKEPISTKGPRVTANISLPGRFLVYMPGSDHVGVSRKIEDKEERARLRALAREILPEKSGGVIVRTVGEELTRETFEREMLSLISTWKNIQKKAARGRAPAPVHREAKLTSGIIRDLFSQKVDSLVVDTQIVFDEVRTYLEQVDPTLVERVHLYTDSTPLFDARGLESEIRDAFQRRVNLASGGYIIVEPTEALVSIDVNTGRYTGKKDPEKTILKTNVDAAREIARQLRLRDVGGIIVCDFIDMESKQNREKVLQELRTHLARDRARTKAFQVSELGLIEMTRQRVRPSLYQTQTEACPTCSGTGRVFTPETLVRRIERSVRRVAADGKEKALQFRVHPEVALYVIEEEPGFVKGLEKQFRIQLALRDDPLMRPDEVRLIGAQSQVDLTSRYVPE
- a CDS encoding DUF547 domain-containing protein yields the protein MRFARTMATLLVVASAPAAAQPMSHAAFDRLLHAHVRNGLVDYDAFARSAEFQGYLRALGAANPAGMSRNDQLAYWINSYNAFTIQLINKHGERESIRNINRTLGIVRGYGPWNEPIVRAGGRTYTLDHVEQEILRKRLREPRIHFALVCAARGCPPLRGEAYTGARIDEQLDDQARHFLARTPAKNRVDVANRTLHASQIFEFRDYEDDFGGTPAAIGRYIARYLPDGPEKQLLVSGNFRIRYTPYDWSLNIQPR
- a CDS encoding acyl-CoA dehydrogenase translates to MERYFDDNHLMIRDMVREFARNEIAPVAGEMDQKSEFPWENVKKMSELGLLGVPWPEELGGAGMDGIAYMITIHELARVDASHAITVSAHTTLGTSPIMSFGTQEQKERFVPFLASGQVLGGFGLTEPGAGSDAGGTQTTAVKADGGWILNGSKIFITHAGVGEVFVATAVTDREKGSKGITSFIVTKPTTDLERAREVGVGHSDELQFTEGVRAGKKEDKMGWRASDTRELVFEDAFVPDENVLGEPGMGFINFMKTLDAGRIGIGALSLGIAEGAYEEAVKYASERKQFGKSIAEFQGLQFMLADMATEIEAAKHLVYNAAWLKEQGKPYSKEASMAKLFASEVAMRVTTKAVQVHGGYGYTKEYPVERMMRDAKICEIGEGTSEIQRMVIARHILRELSA
- the rplU gene encoding 50S ribosomal protein L21, encoding MYAIIRTGGKQFRAEPGKTLRIPSVDIEPGESLTFDDVLLGGDGDTVKVGLPTVAGAAVTAEVVRHGKGDKIIIFKFKRRKNYRRKQGHRQKFTEVRINDVNLG
- the rsmI gene encoding 16S rRNA (cytidine(1402)-2'-O)-methyltransferase; the encoded protein is MAALYVVSTPIGNLGDITRRAVEVLGSADVVLAEDTRRTSILLRHLGIQTRLVSAHEHNEAGRAATVVAMLGEGKKVALVSDAGTPLLSDPGARIVREVVAAGFEVIPIPGASALLAALVASGIEADTFTFVGFPPRKGPERAELLEEVASSRRASVLYESPNRVGKLLADIAEAAGADRRVAVARELTKMHEEFFRGTASEGAAHFSAGEVLGEIVVVVAGRTVDAPAEGAVDELAARSMADALLAQGQSPSGIAKELRRRLGIARNDAYRIAQEAAGE